The DNA region CCGGGTTTTGATCCCACTCTTGAACTTGAGGGTAACGATCAAAATCAAGGCTTATTTCCAATTGGTTCTATAAATGATGCTCCAACCACCCAACCACTCCAACAACAAGAATACCATTTAAACAATAGTCATCCTAGTGAGCTACCATCACAAGGTGACCCACTTCTTGATCATGTCCCTTTCGATCTCCAAGCACCTTTGAATAGTGAGGATCACTTTATAGATAATTTGGTCAAACATCCAATTGAACATCATGAGCATGAACATGATGATCCCTCTTCATGGGTTCTCCCTTCTCTTATAGACCACAACCCTAGAAATATCACGCCTTCTCTTCCTCACAACAATCCGGAGGATGCAAGTAGCAGCTCAAGCTTTGAAGGTTGTGACGCTGCGTCGCTTTATTGGCCTGACTTTTGCTTCGACGAAACCCTCATATGAACGATATTTCTTAGTTACTCTtggtttagtgttttttttttttttttaaatttctgttATTAGGGCTCTAATCACATATATACCCACACTGTAGTCGAGTCGAGCTACGTTTCGTTTTGGTGTTTTGTAACTAGAAGGTATTCCGTTTATCCTCTATGTTTTgagtttaatttatgtaaatagACACGAGTCACGACGTATATGCTAGAAGCTATGGGTGTACTAAATCTTAAAATACACTTATTtgtggttttttgttttgttttcccatATATCAACATCAACATTGAGATTGAGAGGGAGAGATGACTAAAACACTAAAGATTTTAGTATGCTATCTAGaataataactaattaattaatacttcTTTTCAATGGGCCATCGAATTTCCTGCGTGGCATGGCTGGTTAGCCAACATATTCTCCTTGTCTTTCAAGATTTTGACTCGAAAGTTAAAATCATTGGTgtatttgtaaaattaaataCGTTTAGAAAGTAATACCAAAATGggaaatttcatttttctaagtataaaataaaaattatacttagaataaaaattataaaattgggTAGACGAGcggtaaaataaaaattataaaatcttaatataagatttttaaaaattaaacatttcgATGTATTGTAAAATTAAACTGTTACATGTCATtctcaaaaacaacacaaaattaaCGTGAAAAATATCCCTCACACCTAATTTGAACATATTTGATAAAATTACAccatttgataaaataataatattatacttttttttgaaatcacATGAAAAATATGGTcttataaatatcataaataaataatgatataaactatatatatatccaaaaaaattaatgaaatatgactctattgttgtttgcatattcttgaatttgtattctcatttacaatttttctcattgtatcaaaaactttttgtgttgttttctgaAATTGTATTCAAAATTTATGGAGCGTCCAACACGCGATAGTTGATTCTTTATGTGTAATTGGTTCTAGAGATACCGTGATATCTTCTTGGACTTCATCATGAAGTATAGTAACAACAATTTATTCTAAACTCTGAACTTctaaacatttatcattttcacctgGATAACCTAGTAAATTATTGATATCTATCATTGATAGTAGGATTTTcaccagggtatcaattccctatgcagttgtagtacaaagggttatcaatccaaattgttgttatgctagcaggtaagatatgatcagaaacaagtcaagccaaacaatgattgggttttatctaacaatcctaaataagcaaaagtaaataaaagaacaagaaccacacgacctaagcacttgatgcaagcattcgagtacatgatcgagtgGGAGTGATCGGGTTAAGAAGAaaagtatgaacagctcgaaggtatacacgaagctggtgatcgagtaccagtccGGGTAAGaggtcgagttatgaataaaaacataaacaatcaaaatgtgaaagcttctaaggatggggtaatcgactcctaagtgttcctgaccaatatgggatgtcctacatgcctcaagcaaatattccctagacaatgaatctctaaaatcttgttaaaacactctcgtgatagaaacaatcagccttgatcactcccctacccaattctcgttggagaaacatgaccaagcaggcaataaaaaccgattcattattgtcaataaactccttacacatcaaATCTCTTAGGccaagtgagtaaatctctagcattggttgattcaagcatttcaactacatctcttgatggtaaaacaccctagatctaatctcaacctctcggtatgaaaatagcattaagaacaccgatctagaaaggaatttatataacataaacaatcaagctaagacatcctaaccgatcaagaacacatatttgtctatcccatccctagaaactttgtttcactattCAGATCTTAtggaaagaaacacaaaaacacaattaaACGAAAATTGgattgtattgaaaatagagtaaaagtagtagagtatagaatcgaaaatgcaaaaagaaataaaaatgaatcctaacgaagtggaaaaagtgtttgagtcgctcaatatctctctcagaatctctcgctctctgttttgagtgtctgcggcgtgctagggtgggaggaagaagaggggggtttatatatggaaacccttttaccCTAGCAGCtaagtcctgcccgagggtttGCTCGATgcggtgcacgaggatgaggtcgggttGCTCCTCGGATAGgtttttgggttgttcttcctgtccttggatcctcttcgatcgggttgagtTTTAGACTATTCTTCttgctccatagctccttcgggtacatgctcagaCTTGACCttgttttccccattttaggctctaaagtacctgttttcatccaaaatgtgcaaatgcaagaatgcaacaccctaaatggcctaaatgcggATTCTTACAGTATATGACCTataaatgctaaggttagggtaaatataatgcaaaatatggacaaaaatagatgtctaaaacatgtaaattagagagttatcagacccccaaacttaaatcttgctagtcctcgcTCTTGTCCAAACTCACTGGCTGGACAAGAGGGATTTCTACAGTTTCAGAGTTGTGCTTGTTGAGCTCATCACTGGCGAAAAACCTGTTTCTTTCTAACAGTTTGGGAAACAGAACATTGGCCGCTTACTTCAATTTTTCCGTAAGAGAGAATATACTTTTCGACATTATAGATTCTCAGATAAGAAATGACTGTAAGATGGGACAAGTCATGGCTATGGCAAACCTCACAAGAAGGTGTCTGAATCTTATCATAAGGAAGGGACCAACCCTGACTGACGTTTGGTTGCAATTAAAAAGTTTGAGACATGGAGATTTACAAACAGAGGTTGAGGTTCACAATAGCGATAATGATGACACGATTAGTGATCCCTTTCCATTGTAATATATTTGGGTAAAACATATTGTGTAGTTTTGACGTGGCCTCATCTACACATTATGTGTAACACATACAAACATACTTAGGTTGCAAATGGTTGCTTAAAATTGAAAGAGTTGAAAATATAAAGTTGAACAAAAttgagttgaatattattcaatcCATTCATCTCTAAAATAGTGGTTGAATAAGTTGAACATTTTTTATGtatgattagtttattttttaatttgtttaggtCGAATGagttgaatagttttttttttcaacttcttcaaccACTTCCAATCAAATGGTGAAAgttggttgaataaattttttcaactccttcaaccttttcaatTGTGAAACCAATTGCACCTTTAATGTTTGTTCTATGATTATAATGACTATGTAATACTTAAATGTTTGGAACTTTACTTCCACATAGTATTTTTATGTATCATTTTCAGATTCAggaaattgttgttgttttcctgTGACTAATTCCATCTGAATTAACAGTTATATATAGAATCCagatttaaagtaaaataatactccctcagtttcataatataagatgttttagaagttttgttttgtttcataatataagatgttttcaactttctaagcaattttgagattttctttaattatttgtttatgcagtattgtttatgattgattaaacatttttaaagtagaCATTctttaatatgcgtgtttttaactaaaacatcttatattttaaaatggaggaaaaattgtatttattcttttaagaataattttttactattactttttaaaaatttcgtTCCTAAGATAAGACAAAATTATGTacttaactttatttatttttcaggcaaaaaaaatgtgtaaaaaaaatcccaaaaaataTACCAAGTATTCCCATATCtatttaaaatacatgattttatttgtgtactaaaaaaaatacataaattatcttttaatttgttttaatattttaagtttgaatCGTATATTTAGATTAGTTTTACAAACCGAGCCAAGGTTTCggattaaatgtaaaattagttttacataaatatttgtaaacttaaaatattgtaaacaaatatttattttatttttctttaaatttgttttacataATTGCAAATTAAGGATTTTTTAGattcagaatttttttgaaagaatCCTAGTCATAATTACAAATATCAtcgtttaaagaaaaaaaatatatatatatatatattttgaaatattgaaaTGGTAAAAATAGAGGAAAAAGCCACAGCGACTCTGCTTTTAAGACACggcaaaaaggagaaaaaaaaaagtcaactaaCGAAACCCAATAAACAAAGATGGAAAGagactattctttttttttttgtttaatggaaaaaaaaacaaaacaaaacagcaaAAATTGAAGTCTACTTGTCGTCGTCTTCCACTAATTTCCGTAATTTTATCGAAGACTTTTTGAAGCAAGAAGTACATTTGCAGAGTCTGTCAATAACCCTTTCTTCACGGTACTGGTATTACTcctttcttttatgtttttttggaatCTGGGTTCTCCGATTTTGAGGTAATCCCTCTTCTTCttgggttttcatttttttttttggggttttcttgatttatgaaaaaaaaagtttttaaggtgTGTTTTGCTGTTTGCAGGGTCTCTTTGTAATCTTTAAAAATCAGACATCTCCTCATGGCGAAGTTATGTTGCTTCGGTTCTTCAGACTACGATGTATGTAATAAACTCAAATCTTTTCTATTCTCTTTTGgtgttgttttttatttcttcactATAACAACTACTTATAGAAATAGTattgacttgtttgtttttcttgaggTATGATGATGGTTTAGGGTAACTTTTAGATAGAAATCGAACCAATTTTTGTGGGGTCAATTGTGAAATTAAGTAGATGTGAAATTTGGTCTTTTGGATGTGAGTTCTTGAATAATATGGGAAGATATGAATTTGGTGGTGTAGCTTGTGGTTGGGAGAGCGTCAACTAGTTCTGGAAAGGGAAGAAACAGCCAAGGAGAGATTAAATTCGGTTACAGCTTAGTGAAGGGAAAAGCTAATCATCCAATGGAGGATTATCATGTGTCCAAATTCATGAAAGTAGATGGTAGCGAGCTCGGTTTGTTTGCAATCTACGACGGTCATTTGGGTGAACGTGTTCCTGCTTATCTACAGAAGCATTTGTTCTCCAATATCCTCAAAGAGGTCTCCAGCAATATATTTTCACTATTCTCTTTTGCTACATCGTTATGGTTGATGaatctaaacttttttgtaATGATGTGTTCAGGAGCTGTTTAGGTATGATCCTCACAGATCTATAGTTGCTGCCTATGAGAAGACAGACCAAACCATTCTGTCACATACTTCTGACTTAGGCCGTGGTGGCTCAACCGCTGTAACCGCTATTCTAATGAATGGACGACGTTTGTGGGTGGCAAATGTGGGTGATTCCCGGGCGGTTCTATCTCAAGGAGGTCAGGCGATACAGATGACTGTCGATCATGAGCCACATACTGAAAGGTTGAGCATCGAGGATAGGGGAGGCTTTGTATCGAACATGCCAGGTTACCTCTAAGATGAATAATaccaaaacaacatcaaaatcaagaaaaaaaagttctccaAAACATCAGACCcctaaacatgttttttttttttcgttcttttcTTTCAGGAGATGTCCCTCGGGTTAACGGGCAGCTAGCAGTTTCTCGGGCTTTTGGGGACAAAAGCCTCAAAACACATCTACGGTCAGATCCAGACGTTAAAGATTCATCTATAGATGATCACACAGATGTTCTTGTTCTTGCTAGTGACGGTCTATGGAAGGTAAACAATGGTGTTCTTGTGTTGTGAAAGAACACTGGTTGGCGTTTTTGTGATTAAACGGTTTTGAAATGTGTAATGGTGTTAGGTGATGGCTAACCAAGAGGCGGTCGATATCGCGAGAAGAATCAAAGATCCATTGAAAGCAGCGAAAGAACTAACTACCGAAGCGCTGAGAAGAGACAGTAGAGATGATATATCTTGCATCGTCGTCAGATTAAGGTGATGAAAGATCTTTTGATACtcatcaagaaaaaagaaaaaaaaaaaaaggatggaaCCATTAAAAATGGCagaaaccatataaaaataaGTTTGACATTGAAGAGTAGTAGAAgatatttttactttgtttttttatattttttttacctttggtgTAAAATGGTTGATTGGTTTTCGCAATGTTTGGTAATTTTATTGGATTGACTTGTGGTTTGTGTAAGTGGGAATGAATCATATGAGATTTGGACATTTggtgtataaaaaaaatattctatctaGAAGATTTACTCAAATTTGGTGTGGTTCTTCTAATCTCTCTGTTCTTATACAGTATCCTCATGTAGTCTTTTGTTACAgatttgttggtttgtttacattatttttgtttttccttattataggtgtattttaaatattaaacattataAACATGTAATTTCTTATTAGAAACTAGTTAATATGCAAAAActatttgtgattcttcattggttattttttgaaaaaatttatttttattagaaagttaaatattagaATAACTTCCATGCATTTAGAGCTATATCATACAGCTACAACAATGAAAtatgttccaaaaaaaatttcttcttttcaaacaTGATATAgtttgttctaatttttttcaaaaataacctTTTCCCAATaccacttttcaaaaatatcaattatatctgattttattgaaaatatcaCTAAAATCTGATATTTATCAAATATGTGTGTAagcttataaaaatatatacaaaatacatttatatgtgtgtaaattttaatatatacttaaaaaccttataaatgtTAGATCAAGTTTCCCAATAGTAGTTACTATACAGAAGTACCttataaaccttataaaactttataaattttaagatttaataaggaatattttatatctactTTATAAATACCGTATAAATacctttaaaaaaatcaaattttaaaaaactttttaaacacTTTATAAAACTTGATAAATATTTGGATCTAGTCTCCGTGTAGTAGTTACTATGCAACACTCTCCTTAATTAATCATTGTTACGAACTTGTTACAGCCGcctgcacacaaaaaaaaaaaacttgttataagttataacatatcaaaattatcaaaactaaATCCAGTAACGAATGATATTATTTTGCataataagtttatatatgttgatatttaagataatatttttcaCTGTTTCtaattagttgtcgttttaaattgtccatacaaattttaaaaaaaagattatatccTTGTTGGACTATTAGAATTccaaagtatataatattttaatggtttaataagggatacaaaaaaaaatctacttaaAATGACATTGGCAAACGAGAACCACaacttaaataaaacaaaaaattaattataaaatgacAACTATTTTAAAACGGAGAAAGCATGTAATAGTCGTTATTCTTTGTATCATTTAATGGCTagtcaaacaatcaaaaatagtttatttgcTAGTCAATGTTCAACGGTACTATACACCTTTTATcgaaacaaatttattgaattTAATAACAAGACAATTACAAAAtcttatataaacatttttagtCAAATTCAAAGTAAAGAGAAACTATATTTTTAGAGATGTTACTACCACTTTACATTTTAGATTTAGCTCtatactctataaattatgtGATTTATGTTGTAAGAAACTAGTCATCATCAGATTATCGAAGGATCCACATTTCAAATCCACTTGACGCATGCCCATGAATCTTTTTCAATAAATGAGTTACAGGTAATTCATCTACATTATTCTATTCTTGCTTACATTATAGTAGTTTTAAGCTATTTTAGTtagcgatatatatatatatatatatatatatataattttttaattgtgtttttctttccccaattataatttataaaatatttaatttcaaatataataaaatatatatatgaatgtattATCCGACCCTAACCTGAAcccacaggttttggaaaatagaacccaatagggttttataggtAAACATGTACCCAACCAGAACCCGATTTTTAGGATCGTATTCAGGATTGGGTATTCAGGTATGATTTTTATGTCGAGACCTAATCCAAATTGTCACATTCTTGTagatttaaacaaaattcagatgtaagttaaattatttaagtcaaaatta from Camelina sativa cultivar DH55 chromosome 3, Cs, whole genome shotgun sequence includes:
- the LOC104777438 gene encoding probable protein phosphatase 2C 10 encodes the protein MAKLCCFGSSDYDLVVGRASTSSGKGRNSQGEIKFGYSLVKGKANHPMEDYHVSKFMKVDGSELGLFAIYDGHLGERVPAYLQKHLFSNILKEELFRYDPHRSIVAAYEKTDQTILSHTSDLGRGGSTAVTAILMNGRRLWVANVGDSRAVLSQGGQAIQMTVDHEPHTERLSIEDRGGFVSNMPGDVPRVNGQLAVSRAFGDKSLKTHLRSDPDVKDSSIDDHTDVLVLASDGLWKVMANQEAVDIARRIKDPLKAAKELTTEALRRDSRDDISCIVVRLR